The Marinilongibacter aquaticus genome has a window encoding:
- a CDS encoding glutamine--tRNA ligase/YqeY domain fusion protein, translated as MSVKESKEKEKSLHFIEEIIEADLASGKHKSILTRFPPEPNGYLHIGHAKSICLNFGMAEKYGGETNLRFDDTNPVNEDTEYVDSIKADVHWLGYNWKEELYASDYFETLYDYAEKLIQKGLAYVDDSKSEEIAELKGTPTEPGKNSPYRDRTPEENLQLFREMRAGQHPEGSKVLRAKIDMSSPNMLMRDPVIYRIKFAHHHRTGDKWCIYPLYDFAHGQSDSIEHITHSVCTLEFVPHREVYDWLIDKLEIFPSKQYEFARLNLTYTVMSKRKLKLLVEKGFVNGWDDPRMPTISGLRRRGYTPKSIRDFCDRIGVAKRDNLIDVSLLEFFIRDHLNKIANRVMVVNDPLKVTITNIPEGEVEDCIVENNPEDPESGSRIVPFSREIFIEKDDFLEDAPKKYFRLKPGGVVRLKGAYIIECDEVVKDEQGEIIELKCHFIENSKSGQDTSGVRTKGVIHWVSQQHYVPVELRVYDRLFREPDVNAYEGDFLDLLNDDSLQIINAYAEPSLREATLDDKFQFMRQGYYVLDKESQPEKLIFNKTVGLRDSWKK; from the coding sequence TTTATTGAAGAAATTATCGAGGCCGACTTGGCTTCGGGAAAACATAAAAGTATTCTAACTCGCTTTCCGCCCGAGCCGAATGGCTATTTGCATATAGGCCACGCCAAAAGCATCTGCCTGAATTTCGGTATGGCCGAAAAGTACGGCGGAGAGACCAATCTGCGTTTTGATGACACCAACCCGGTGAACGAGGATACCGAATACGTAGATTCGATAAAGGCCGATGTACACTGGCTGGGCTACAATTGGAAGGAAGAGCTTTATGCTTCCGACTATTTCGAAACGCTGTACGACTATGCCGAAAAGTTGATCCAAAAAGGCTTGGCCTATGTCGATGACAGCAAATCGGAAGAAATAGCCGAACTGAAAGGCACGCCCACCGAACCCGGCAAAAACAGTCCGTATCGCGACAGAACGCCCGAAGAAAACTTGCAGCTTTTCCGCGAAATGCGAGCAGGGCAACACCCTGAAGGTTCGAAGGTTTTGCGTGCAAAAATCGACATGAGTTCGCCGAATATGCTCATGCGTGACCCCGTGATTTATCGCATCAAATTTGCTCATCATCACCGTACCGGCGATAAATGGTGCATTTATCCGCTTTATGATTTCGCCCACGGACAATCCGACTCCATCGAGCACATTACGCATTCGGTGTGTACTTTGGAATTTGTACCGCACCGCGAAGTCTACGATTGGCTAATTGACAAATTGGAGATTTTCCCCTCGAAACAATACGAATTTGCCCGCCTCAATCTTACCTATACGGTGATGAGTAAACGCAAACTCAAACTTTTGGTCGAAAAGGGCTTTGTAAATGGTTGGGATGACCCGCGAATGCCCACGATTTCAGGCCTGCGGAGACGCGGCTACACCCCGAAATCCATCCGCGATTTCTGTGACAGAATCGGTGTAGCCAAACGCGACAACCTTATTGATGTGAGCTTGCTCGAGTTTTTCATCCGCGACCATTTGAACAAAATAGCCAACCGCGTGATGGTAGTGAACGATCCACTGAAAGTGACGATCACGAATATCCCTGAAGGCGAAGTGGAAGACTGTATCGTGGAAAATAATCCCGAAGATCCAGAAAGCGGATCACGTATCGTGCCGTTTTCGCGTGAGATTTTCATCGAAAAAGATGATTTCTTGGAAGACGCCCCGAAAAAATACTTCCGCCTAAAACCGGGTGGAGTTGTGCGTTTGAAAGGAGCCTACATTATCGAATGCGACGAAGTAGTAAAAGACGAGCAGGGAGAAATAATCGAGTTGAAATGCCACTTTATCGAAAACAGCAAAAGTGGGCAAGATACATCTGGTGTTAGAACCAAAGGCGTGATTCATTGGGTGAGCCAACAACATTATGTGCCCGTTGAACTGCGAGTATACGATCGCCTTTTCAGAGAGCCGGATGTCAATGCCTACGAAGGCGATTTCTTGGATCTATTGAATGACGATTCTTTGCAAATTATCAATGCATATGCCGAGCCAAGCCTTCGTGAAGCTACATTGGACGACAAATTCCAATTTAT